A window from Xiphophorus maculatus strain JP 163 A chromosome 17, X_maculatus-5.0-male, whole genome shotgun sequence encodes these proteins:
- the LOC102238257 gene encoding cathepsin E-like: protein MLRLLLLLLSTWTGSAMVRVPLRRVPSIRAQLRTQGLLENFLKDHRPDMFNRRYAQCFPPGTPSLRLRRSSEKIYNFMDAQYYGEISVGTPPQNFSVIFDTGSADLWVPSSYCVSQACALHRRFKAFESTTFHHDGRIFGIHYGSGHLMGVMGRDTVQIGEMTILNQEFGESVYEPGSAFVTAKFDGVLGLAYQSLAEIMGNPVFDNMLAQKIVDQPVFSFYLSRRTRTSNPEGELLLGGIDEAMYNRPINWLPVTAKGYWQIKMESVAVQGVSSFCSRGCHAIVDTGTSLIGGPTNEILSLQQLLGATPTNVGEFLIDCARLSSLPQVTFILGGKEYTLTAEHYVRREAYGNKDLCFSGFEAIDIISPEGPLWILGDVFLTEYYSIFDRGLDRIGLAHARHPTE, encoded by the exons ATGCTGaggctgctgctcctgctgctgtccACATGGACGGGCTCAGCCATGGTCAG GGTTCCCTTGAGGCGGGTTCCCTCCATCCGTGCTCAGCTGAGAACTCAGGGTCTGCTGGAGAACTTCTTGAAGGACCACAGGCCGGACATGTTTAACCGCCGCTACGCTCAGTGCTTCCCACCCGGAACGCCGTCCCTCCGACTCAGACGCTCCAGTGAGAAGATCTACAACTTCATGGAC GCTCAGTATTACGGTGAAATCAGCGTGGGGACTCCGCCGCAGAACTTCTCTGTGATTTTTGACACCGGATCGGCTGACCTCTGGGTCCCGTCATCGTACTGCGTCAGCCAGGCCTGTG CATTGCACCGACGTTTCAAGGCCTTCGAATCCACAACTTTCCACCATGACGGACGGATATTTGGGATCCACTACGGATCGGGACACCTGATGGGAGTAATGGGTAGAGACACAGTGCAG ATCGGGGAAATGACCATCTTGAACCAAGAGTTTGGCGAATCCGTGTACGAACCAGGTTCTGCTTTTGTGACGGCAAAGTTTGATGGCGTTCTGGGACTGGCCTACCAATCATTGGCAGAGATCATGGGAAATCCCGTCTTTGACAACATGCTGGCGCAGAAGATAGTGGACCAGCCGGTATTCTCCTTCTACCTCAGCAG gAGAACGAGGACCAGCAATCCAGAAGGAGAACTGCTGCTGGGAGGAATAGATGAAGCGATGTACAACAGACCAATCAACTGGCTGCCTGTCACCGCAAAAGGATACTGGCAGATTAAGATGGAAAG CGTGGCGGTGCAAGGCGTGAGCTCCTTCTGTAGCCGTGGATGTCATGCCATCGTTGATACTGGAACCTCCCTAATTGGGGGACCGACCAATGAGATCCTgagtctgcagcagctgcttggAGCCACGCCCACAAATGTCGGAGAG tttctcaTCGATTGTGCCCGATTGTCCAGTTTGCCTCAAGTCACATTCATCCTGGGTGGGAAGGAATACACGCTGACAGCAGAGCATTATGTTAGGAGG GAGGCGTATGGCAACAAGGATCTGTGTTTCAGCGGCTTCGAGGCCATTGACATCATTTCCCCTGAAGGCCCGCTGTGGATTCTGGGAGATGTATTTCTGACTGAGTACTACAGCATCTTCGACAGAGGACTGGACCGGATCGGGCTTGCCCATGCCAGACACCCCACCGAATGA